The sequence TGTACACAACTTGTAAACGGTATTATACAAAATTCCACCTTATTCAACAAAAATACAGTATTTCCAACCCTTGCATATAGATTATAGAGTCGTATAATAGGAATGTAATTAATTACATAAGCTTTTTTAAACGATTCACTACGTAGAGAATCTATAATTAGAAACAAATGTACAATTCTAGTAATCTATTTATAATTAAACCAAACAAGGGGGAAAGTATATGCAAAAATTTAAACGAATAACTTCAATATTAACAGTATTATCATTTATAGCTTTAGCAAGTCCATTTCAAGGCAAAGCAGTTTATGCAGCTGAGAAAAATAGAAGTAGCGTAAATATGGTTTCAAGCAAAAACAATAATGATGTACCATCTAAAAAAAGTAATTATGGAGTTAAAGCACCTACAAAAGAAGAAAAGGCATGGATGGATAAAAATATGATAAAAACGACTAAGGTAGACTTGAACTCCTTAGCGCACCAGAGAAAAAGCAATGAGAAAAATAAGGCTAGTGAATTAAGAACAGATAGAATTAATTCATTAAGTAAAAGTGCTGCTAATGAGAACGCTACTTCAGAATTACCAAGTTCAGCTGATAATAGTACATTGAAGTACTTTCCTACAATCGGAAATCAGGGAAGTTTGGGAACCTGTGCTAGTTTTGCTACCACATATTATCAAATGTCATATACATTGAATTTTGATCGTAATAAAGATGCTAAAAATGATCCAAATAATTTAAATAAGTATTCACCTAAATGGACTTATAATTTTGTTAATGGTATAAATAATAATGGTAGCAGTATAAGTGGAAATTATCGAATAATGCAAGAGAATGGTGTTCCTTCCTTAGCAGATTATCCATATTCACCTGATACAGTTCCTGAAACAAACTATAGAGCATGGCCAACCAATGCCTCTATATATAAAACTGCTATGAAAAATAGAATTGATGAATCTGGATATGTGACTATAGGAGATAATTCAACTAAAACACCAATTACTTCACCAAGTGATTCACATTTAAATGAAGTAAAATCATTACTAGCAAATGGTAAAGTTCTAACCTTTACTACTTATATTTTTTCATGGAACACTTCGGATTACGTAGTAAAAGATGATCCATCCACAACATTAGATGATGATTATGTAGGACAATCTATATGTGCCTGGGAAAACAGAACACAGGATGGTGGACATGCCATGACTGTTGTGGGATATAATGATAATATCTGGGTGGATTTAAATAAGGATGGAAAAGTAGAACCAGGTGAAAAAGGTGCTTTTAAGATTGCAAATTCATGGGGAACTGATTGGGGAAACAAAGGATTTATGTGGATTTCATACGATGCGTTGAATGAGGTATCTAGTGTTAACAATAATCCTTCAGGGACAAGCAGAATGCCTGTTTTTGATAGTAATACACTATACTGGATTTCAGTAAAACCAAGCACTTATACACCAAAGGTTATGGCACAATTTACTTTAAATACTTCAAAGAGAGATCAAATTATCACTAAATTTAATTTAGATGGAAATAAAGATACAGATATAAATTTTAGACCTGGAATTTTACTTATCAATGGTGGAGATTTTTCCTTTGATGGAACAGCTAATGCCTGTGATTCTAGCTTTGTTATTGATTTAACTAGCCTTTTAGACAAAGCAGATAAAAAAGACTTTTTATCCCATAAGTGGGGAGTAGAAATTTCTGATACATCAAAAGATGGTTCACCGCTGACAATAAAGGATTTTAAAATTATTGATAATTCAACTTCGAATGAGTATACAGCACCTATTTCTATGCCTACAATACTTGATGGAAATATGACAAAGTTCTGTGTAAATTCGGTGAATATTGCAGCTCCTACTAATTTACATTCTGATTCTCAAACTTTAACTTCGATACATTTATCTTGGACTCCATCTTCTACAAGTTCAGTTGTAGGATATGATATATATGAATCAGGCCAAAAAATGTGGACAAGTACAAAACCAGAATTTACTGTAGATAATCTGACACCAGGTGAATCTCATGATTTTTCAGTTTTAGCATATGATGCTGATGGGAATTATTCAATACTATCAAATTCTATAGAAGTATCAACCTTACAGGATAATATACCTCCAACCACGCCAACAAATTTAATTTGTACAAGCAAATCAAGTAAGTCAGTAAGTTTAAGTTGGAGTCCATCTACTGATAACTATAAAGTTCGTTATCATGTTTACCGTTTAGGAAAAACTCATCTATATACAATTCCTGCTCTAGTTGCAGATACAACTGATACCAAGACTACTGATGAATCAGTCAATTCTAATTCTGAGTATACCTATTATGTGGAAGCTTATGACGGATATAATTGTTCACAAAGTAGCAATAATTTAAACGTAACTACAGACGCAAGTAAATCAACTATCTACTACAAGAGCGCTGCTGGAAGAAATAATATACATTATTGTATTGATGGAACATGGACAGCAGTTCCAGGTAAGCTTATGAGTGATTCAACGTATTCTGGATATAAAGAATATACAATAGATCTTGGCTCTGATAATAGTGCAAAGGTATGCTTTAATTTAAATGGAGGTAATTGGGATAATAACAATTCTAACAATTACACTGTGGGAGAAGGTAATTGGACAATTGATGGAGATACTCACACAATGACACAAGACGTTCCACAAATTAAAGATAGTATCACAGCACCAAGTAATCTTACAGCTACAAATACCACTGATTCATCAGTTACACTTACATGGAATGAATCTAAAGTGATAGGAAGTAAGTATGTAGCAGGTTATGGCATCTACAGAGATGATAAGTTAATTGGATTGTCTATCGGTGCAACAAGCTATACAGACACTAATATCTCACCAAAG comes from Clostridium sp. TW13 and encodes:
- a CDS encoding carbohydrate binding domain-containing protein, translating into MQKFKRITSILTVLSFIALASPFQGKAVYAAEKNRSSVNMVSSKNNNDVPSKKSNYGVKAPTKEEKAWMDKNMIKTTKVDLNSLAHQRKSNEKNKASELRTDRINSLSKSAANENATSELPSSADNSTLKYFPTIGNQGSLGTCASFATTYYQMSYTLNFDRNKDAKNDPNNLNKYSPKWTYNFVNGINNNGSSISGNYRIMQENGVPSLADYPYSPDTVPETNYRAWPTNASIYKTAMKNRIDESGYVTIGDNSTKTPITSPSDSHLNEVKSLLANGKVLTFTTYIFSWNTSDYVVKDDPSTTLDDDYVGQSICAWENRTQDGGHAMTVVGYNDNIWVDLNKDGKVEPGEKGAFKIANSWGTDWGNKGFMWISYDALNEVSSVNNNPSGTSRMPVFDSNTLYWISVKPSTYTPKVMAQFTLNTSKRDQIITKFNLDGNKDTDINFRPGILLINGGDFSFDGTANACDSSFVIDLTSLLDKADKKDFLSHKWGVEISDTSKDGSPLTIKDFKIIDNSTSNEYTAPISMPTILDGNMTKFCVNSVNIAAPTNLHSDSQTLTSIHLSWTPSSTSSVVGYDIYESGQKMWTSTKPEFTVDNLTPGESHDFSVLAYDADGNYSILSNSIEVSTLQDNIPPTTPTNLICTSKSSKSVSLSWSPSTDNYKVRYHVYRLGKTHLYTIPALVADTTDTKTTDESVNSNSEYTYYVEAYDGYNCSQSSNNLNVTTDASKSTIYYKSAAGRNNIHYCIDGTWTAVPGKLMSDSTYSGYKEYTIDLGSDNSAKVCFNLNGGNWDNNNSNNYTVGEGNWTIDGDTHTMTQDVPQIKDSITAPSNLTATNTTDSSVTLTWNESKVIGSKYVAGYGIYRDDKLIGLSIGATSYTDTNISPKNTKYNYYVRALDSMNNPISDKSNTITVGGEVGNVVTIYYKQGYSTPYIHYCVDGGSWTSVPGVKIPTSDIAGYNKITIDLGMAAKLQACFNDGNGKWDNNQGKNYTFQAGTYTFVPGSNGASGTITKGGPVNQGISKFISMLGDNIFSSIKAA